The genomic interval CGAGCAAGGCCCATCTCATCGATGGTTCGGTCGTCATCTTCCCCTTCGGCTTCGAGCTGAAAGAAAAGGCGCTTCGTGGCAGGAAGGCGAAAAGCTTTCAGAAGGGGGATTTTTTGCGCAAGCAATGGGTCGGCGTCACACAAGTGCCGCTGGACAGCGTCGCCGGCCTGGAGTATTATCAAAACAAATTCCAACCCCTGCCGTTTCTTGCAAGCTTGCCCGCCGTAACTGTGGGATCGATTTACATCTACAAAGCTATTTTTGGCTCCTGTCCCACCATTTATTCTTACGATGGTGAAGAATACACCCTGGAAGCAGAGGCCTTCAGCTACAGCATTGCACCGCGTTTTGAAAACGATGATCTCGACCGTCTGGAATCCGGAAAAACTTTCGATGGCGAGTATCGGCTGAAAGTCGCCAACGAGGCTCTCGAAACCCATTACCTCAACTCAATGGCGCTGTTGGCTGTTGACCATGCCGAGGGTTTCGAAGCGTTTCCTTCGACGGATCGAGAAATCGTCCTGTTCGGCAAGGAAAGCGCATTGCTTTCGGCCACGAGCAAATCGGGCGACGAGGTGGCCGGGCTTGTTTCTTCCCGGGATAGCCGGTGGTATCAAAGCGATTCCCTGCTCGTCGCACAGCTCACCCGGGAAGTGACGCAAGATTGGATCGACATCAAAGTGAATATTCCCCGAGGTGCGCGAAGGATGGCTGTCGCCCTCCGCCTGCGAAATACGCTGATGAATACGGTTCTTCTTTACGACGTGATGTTGCAGGCGCAAGGCATCGCCGCAATGGACTGGCTGGGCAGCGAAACCTCCGATCTGCTCTATGCCTGGCGTTTGTCGAATTGGTACAAAAAACATTTTGGCCTGCGCATTCAACTTTTCGATGGCAGGAAGTTCGAAGACGTGGCGCGAATCGGCGACTCCGGCCCGATTGCCTGGCACCAAACGGCGGTGGAGCTGCCGGTTCCGAAAAGCGAAGTCGCGCAGTTGCGATTTGCCTTTCTCCCCGACAACTGGGCGATCGATTGGATCGGTGTCAGTTTTGACGGAAATGACGACTATCGCGCAAAAACAGTTTTGTGCAGTGAAATGGTTGATCGCAACGGCACCAGCCGGAATGATTTGCTCGCCCTGTTTGAGAAAAAGGATGATCGCTATCTCATCACGTATCCCGGCGATTATTACCTCCTGAAATTCCGGGCCGCGCCGGCGCCAGAAGGACAGCGGCGCACCTGTTTTGTGAAATCACGCGGATTCTATATCGAATGGCTGCGCCGGGAATGGTTGACAAAGAATCCGGGTGAAAGACAGCGTTTTGAGCTGAACGATCAGGCAATCAAGCAGACAGCGCAGCTCTGGCTTGCCAAAAAGCAGCGTTTCGAGCAGGAATTCTTTGCCTCAAAAATCGCGCATGAAGGAGGGAATTGAGCCATGAAAACAACGTTTATCATTTTATGCTGCTTTTGCCTGTGTGCCTGTGCCGCGCGCTCGACAGACTTTGCCACCCCCAAAGGTGAGAAGTTTACGCTCCGGCATATCGACAATTCTCGGTATGGCGGCGAATTGCTCGCCCTCGCCGATTCCACGCTCTTTTTCGAGTCTAACAACAGGCTTCATGCCATACCCATCTCGAAAATCAAAAAAATACATATCCACGGCTATAGTGTCAAAGGCGTGAAGACGCCGACGATGCTGGCAGTTATCGGAATTGACATTGCGGTCATTTCGATAGCCGGAGGCGATGATGATGTCAGGACCCTGACTCTTTTGTCAGGTTTGTCGCTCCCTCTGGCTATGGCGGGGATATTTATCGGCGATCCCAAAGTCAATTTTACGCCGCCCTTTACCGCAAGCGATCTCTATAAATTGCGGCTTTATTGCCGCTATCCGCAAGGGTTGGCCTCAGAACAATGGCAGGCGCTATTGAATAGCTACGGGCAAAAGGAATTTCATCGACTGCTGGAATAGGCCGCCGGCGACGCGGGGTGTACCTCTATCAGCTCCGCGCCGGTGGCTTTTCGTGCAGACGCGGCGGATGGCGCTGGTGAGATAAGTCTGAGATGTTGGAGTCACGGAGTGGTGGATTGACTGGTCCGTCGGATGGGATGCGATTACTCAATCAATCCACCACTCCAAAACCCGGATAAATCTTTCTTAAAATTCAATTCGGAGGTGTGTGATGAAACTTGTAAAAATTTTTTCGCGCTTGACTCTTTGTTTGTTGCTCGGCGCCCAAGGGGCCCTCGCGCAAAACGATTTCTGGCGGCAAACCGACGGACCGTTTGGGGGAGACATTCGTGCCTTCGCCATCGACAGCGCTGGATACATTTTCACCGGGACGTTTGGCGCCGGGATTTTCCGATCCACTGACAACGGCGAAAATTGGAGCGCCGTGAATACTGGTCTGACGAATAAAACTGTTTTGGCTCTCGCTATGAATCCGGCAACCGGGAATATTATTGCCGGGACGGGATCCTTTTTCCTTTCAACGCCTGTAAATGGTGCCGTCTTCCGTTCAACCAATAGTGGAGCAAGTTGGGAAAAAATCCTTGATCTGAGTAACACGGTGGTTTTGTCTCTCGCCAGCAATTCACAAGGCCATATTTTTGCCGGCACGCTGGGGCGAGGCGTTTTCCGCTCCACCACCAATGGCGCCAGTTGGGATTCTGTGAATGCCGGTTTGACGCAATCCGCGTTCAAAACCATCCGGGCGCTTGCCATCCATCAGGCAACCGGAGAAGTTTTTGCAGCGACGGACAGCAGCGGGCTTTTTCGCCTGCCCCCGAGCAGCAACACCTGGGAGCGAATCACCATTGGCTTGCAACAGGATGAAAATATTCGCTCCCTGATCATCAGAAATAACGGGTATTTCTTTGCCGGAACGCAGTATTCATCAAATGCACTGCGTGGCAGGCTTTTGCGATCGGCGGATGGCACGACGTGGGGTGAAGTTGGTAATGGCCTGGTGGGACGGGAGATTATCACGCTCGCGACTAATTCCAAAGGTGATATTTTTGCCGGTACCGGAGGCTTCCTGTGGTCTGTTATTGGCAGAATCTTTCGTTCCACAGATAATGGCGAGAACTGGACAGAACCCGATCCGAGCTTTAAAAATCCCGGTGTTCAGTGTCTTGCCGTTAATGCGAGCGATGAGATTTTTGCCGGCACTCTCGGCAGCGGGGTTTTCCGTTCAAACGATCAGGGCGGCAGTTGGCAAGCCAGCAACCATGGTTTGCTGGGCGTGGCGATTCAAGCCCTCGCCCTAAATTCCAGCGGTCAAATTTTTGCCGGAACGAGTGGCGCTGGCATCTTCCGGGGGATCGATGTCGCAGGAAATTGGCAACCCATTAACAGCGGTCTGGGGAACTATCAAGTAACAACGCTGGCCATTTCCACCAATAATCAAATTTTTGCCGGTTCCGCTTATGCCGGCGTTTTCCGTTCCGATGATAACGGTGAAACCTGGCAGGCCCGCAACACCGGTCTGACTGGGCCGGGAGTCGTTGCGCTTGCCACCCGCTCCAATGGAGATGTCTTTGCCGGCACGGGAAATGTTCTGTCGGGAAAAAATGGCGGCGTCTTCCGTTTGACCGGTAACAATCAGAATTGGACGCGCGTGCTGAATCTGCCGGAAAATCTCGTCCTTTCACTGGCTCTCAATACCAATGGGCATGTCTTTGCAGGGACCAATGGCGCCGGGATTTTTCGTGCCACCACTAACGACACGGTATGGAATCCCGTCAATGTTGGTTTGACCAACAAGGATGTCCGCGCCCTGGCCATCCATGCTGCAACGCAGGAAATTTTTGCGGGAACCGCAGGTGGCGGCGTCTTCCGTTCAACGGATAACGGCGACAACTGGGTGGCAGTCAATGCCGGTTTGACGAACAAGAACATCCGTGCGCTTGCCATCAGCGCAAACGGCGTTATTTGGGCAGGTACTGCAGGCGGGGGAGTCTTCTACTCTCTTGACAGCGGCACTCGCTGGAATGTCCTCAATAACGGCCTGACAGACAAGCAGGTCTTGGCGCTGGCCATCGATTCCAGCAGATATGTTTATGCCGGAACCGAAGGCGGCGGCGTGTTTCGCAGTCTGGAGTCAACCATTGTTCCTCCGGCCGTGCCAACACTTGCCTCACCCGCTGATGGCGCCGTCAACCAGCCACCGATTTTGACATTGCGCTGGAATGCCGCAGCAGCCGCTGAGACTTATCACTTGCAAGTTGCCACGAGCTCCAGCTTCGCCACTCCGATCGTCGATGATTCCACGATTACCACAACTTTTCGGCAAGTCGGGCCCTTGCCGTTCAATACAACTTACTACTGGCGCGTGAATGCCAAAAACATCGCCGGCCCCAGCAACTGGTCGAGTGTGTGGCGCTTCACAACCACCGCCCAAACGACGAGCCGGGAAGTTCGGGTGGTGAATACCAATGCTTCTCCCGGCAGCACGGTGGAGGTCCCCATCCAGCTTTTGGCGCAGGGCGATGAAAACGCCCTGGGCTTCAGCCTCAATTTTGATACCGCCATTCTGAGCAATCCGCAAGCCAGGCGTGGCAAAGACGCAAGCGCGGCCACACTCAACACCAATTCCAGTCAAGTCGGCTCCGGACGTTTTGGCATTGCTCTGGCTTTGCCTGCCGGGCAAAGCTTTGCCGCCGGCACACGGGAAATCGTCATCGTGAGTTTCACCGTCAATGCCAATACCACGGCGGACTCCGCCCGGATCGAATTTGGCGGTCAACCTGTGGTGCAGGAGGTGGTGGATGCCAGCGGCAACGTGTTGGCGGCGACCTGGACGGCTGGGAGGGTTCGAATCGAGACGCCGACTTCAGTCAAGGAAACTACCGGTGAGGTGCCATCATCGTTTGCGCTAAAGCAAAATTCTCCCAACCCCTTCAATCCATCAACGACGATCAAGTATGAACTGCCGCAGCAGGTCGAAGTGAAGCTGGTGATCTTCGACCTCATGGGTCGGCGCGTGCGCACGCTGGTGGATCAACGCCAGCAGTCCGGGCGGTATGCGATCACGTGGGATGGCCGCAACGAGCAAGGGGAGGTTGTCACCAGTGGTGTGTATCTGTATCAGCTTCACGCGGGGAATTTCGTGCAAACGCGGCGGATGGCGCTGGTGAGATAAGGCCATTTGAAGTTGAAATGTTGGAATTCTTGAAGCCTGGCTGAAAAGTCTTTGTGGGATATGCTGCCAGCAAGTGACAGCCTGGCCTGCCCAGCCGCAGGCCAGAGCTGGTTGTCCTGCTTTTCAGCCACGCCTCTTGAAATTTTCCAACAATCCACGAAGCCCCTGCCACCCCAATCAAGCCAAAAGGCCAAAAAATTGAGAGGAAACGCGGCTTTGGTGTGTCAAATTATAATAGGGAAAGGCTAATAGACCATCCCACATTTTAATGCAGACGCGGAGGAAGACATGTCATGTCGCTCACCCTGAAAATTTGAGGCGCGCGCCTTGTCTTTCGCCATCGTTTGAAGGCGTCCCAGTTTAAATGTAAGAATCATAATTTATTTCAGGAAAGGGAGGAAACTGTGAAAACCATTATCTTTTCTTTTATTCTCGCCTCGCTGCTCGGAGCCGCTTCAGCAAGAACTCAGGACCTCGACAAGCGAGAAGATCCGCTTGACCGCCGCCTTGCTCATCCCAAGCTGAAACGCTACCTGGAAATCTCCAAAAACGACTCTGTGCTTGTCGCCCCCTGGCAACAAGAGAAGTTTCAGGATCCGAGGCTGCTGTGGCGTGACCAGGCCGCGGACCAGCCGGATTTTCCGGGCTTTCGCCTAAAGGACGGAGGTGTTCTGGGCGAGGCGAAAGATGCCAAATTATTTCGCGCCGCCTTGCAGAAATCTCTCGGAAGAGTTGATACCGCCTGGACGCGCGAGTATGCCTCGGAGTTGGCGCCGGCTTATGATATTGCGACGGCCATCACCATGGACGGCTTGGGCAATGTCTATGTGACCGGTTATAGCTCGAACAAGCCCTATGGCGTGGACTATTTCACGATCAAGTACGGCGCTGCCGGCGAGCGCGTCTGGACGGCGCGCTATAACGGCCCGGGAAACGGCGATGACGGCGCCTTTGCCATCGCCGTGGATGGCGCCGGCAATGTTTACGTGACGGGAAGGAGTTGGGGTTCAGACGCATCAACTGAAGATTACGCCACGATCAAATATAACGCCGCCGGCGTGGCGCAATGGGTGGCGCGCTACAATGGGCCGGGGAATTATATCGATGCGGCTTACGCTCTTGGCCTTGATGCCGCTGGCAATGTCTATGTCACGGGATATAGCGCCGGCTCAAACCTATCTGTTGATTACGCCACGATCAAATATAGCGCCGCCGGCGTGGAGCAATGGGTGGCGCGCTACAATGGGCCGGGAAATTCCAGCGACTTCGCGCGCGCTCTTCGTGTTGATTCCGCCAGCGGGGATGTTTATGTGACGGGAGAGAGTTGGGGCTCCGGTACCGCTTATGATTACGCCACCCTCAAATACAATTCTGCTGGCGCAGAACAATGGGTCGCCCGCTATAATGGGCCGGGAAATTCTAGTGACTTCGCGCGCGCCCTCAGCGTTGACCCCGCCAGCGGGGATGTTTACGTCACAGGATACAGCCGAGGCGCCGGCACCGCTTATGATTACGCCACCCTCAAATACAATTCTGCTGGCGCACAACAATGGGTCGCCCGCTATAATGGGCCGGGTAACTTTGACGACGCGGCGTATGCGCTTGGCGTTGATGTCGCCGGCAATGTTTATGTGACCGGGCTGAGTTATGGCTCAGGGACCTCTTATGATTACGCCACCATCAAATACAATTCCGCTGGCGCGGAACAATGGGTCGACCGTTACAATGGGCCAGGAAACTCTAGTGATTACGCCTATGCGCTTGGCCTCGACGCCGCCGGCAATGTCTATGTGACCGGATACAGTTGGGGCTCAGGCACATCCCATGATTACGCCACGATCAAGTACAACAGCGCCGGCGTTCGGCTCTGGCTGGAGCGACACAATGAGCCGGGCAATGACTCCGACTATGCACAAGCCCTTGCAGTCGACGCAGCGGGCAATATCGGCCTGGCGGGAGCGAGTTATCGCTTGGATACGGATTATGATTTCCTCACGGTCAAATACAACAGCGCCAGCCTCAAGCAATGGAGCGACCGCTACAAT from candidate division KSB1 bacterium carries:
- a CDS encoding T9SS type A sorting domain-containing protein; translated protein: MKLVKIFSRLTLCLLLGAQGALAQNDFWRQTDGPFGGDIRAFAIDSAGYIFTGTFGAGIFRSTDNGENWSAVNTGLTNKTVLALAMNPATGNIIAGTGSFFLSTPVNGAVFRSTNSGASWEKILDLSNTVVLSLASNSQGHIFAGTLGRGVFRSTTNGASWDSVNAGLTQSAFKTIRALAIHQATGEVFAATDSSGLFRLPPSSNTWERITIGLQQDENIRSLIIRNNGYFFAGTQYSSNALRGRLLRSADGTTWGEVGNGLVGREIITLATNSKGDIFAGTGGFLWSVIGRIFRSTDNGENWTEPDPSFKNPGVQCLAVNASDEIFAGTLGSGVFRSNDQGGSWQASNHGLLGVAIQALALNSSGQIFAGTSGAGIFRGIDVAGNWQPINSGLGNYQVTTLAISTNNQIFAGSAYAGVFRSDDNGETWQARNTGLTGPGVVALATRSNGDVFAGTGNVLSGKNGGVFRLTGNNQNWTRVLNLPENLVLSLALNTNGHVFAGTNGAGIFRATTNDTVWNPVNVGLTNKDVRALAIHAATQEIFAGTAGGGVFRSTDNGDNWVAVNAGLTNKNIRALAISANGVIWAGTAGGGVFYSLDSGTRWNVLNNGLTDKQVLALAIDSSRYVYAGTEGGGVFRSLESTIVPPAVPTLASPADGAVNQPPILTLRWNAAAAAETYHLQVATSSSFATPIVDDSTITTTFRQVGPLPFNTTYYWRVNAKNIAGPSNWSSVWRFTTTAQTTSREVRVVNTNASPGSTVEVPIQLLAQGDENALGFSLNFDTAILSNPQARRGKDASAATLNTNSSQVGSGRFGIALALPAGQSFAAGTREIVIVSFTVNANTTADSARIEFGGQPVVQEVVDASGNVLAATWTAGRVRIETPTSVKETTGEVPSSFALKQNSPNPFNPSTTIKYELPQQVEVKLVIFDLMGRRVRTLVDQRQQSGRYAITWDGRNEQGEVVTSGVYLYQLHAGNFVQTRRMALVR